The Verrucomicrobiota bacterium genome segment CTTATAGCTTATCTTATGCATGTTTTGAAAACGGCTTTTCCGGGACGGGCTCTATTTTAGCGGGACTGGCCCGCCGGTTTAATCGTCTGCTTGCATCAAGTGAACACGTGCTTACCACAATTTGAGTCCCGAAAACAACCAAATTTTAACGTGCGGTTTTGGGGGGCAGGGCTGCCTCAAGCTCGGTTTGGTTCAAGCTGGAAGCGGCGGTTCGGGTGTTCTCATGGCCGCGGAATTACCCGCAAGAAAGTGAAGCGATTAAGCCGATTCCCTCAGCCGGATAATGCAATCCTCTCCCCGAGGGAGAGGAAACAGGTGAGGGGGTACGGAACCACAGACCCTGCCCATCTTGTATTATTCGTAACGCACCAACGCGCTTGTGGCAACCGCTGTCCATCAACAGCGCAACCTTCGCCCGCTAATCCGCCAATTCCTGACGCTTGATTTTTAACGCGGCTTTGCCTTTCGCGAACGTGATAATATAGGCGCTTTCAAAATCCTCGCTGCGCCATTTGAGTGATTTATTTATCCCGAGGCTAACGGCCAGTTGGGGCAGGTAATCGTGGGTCCAGCAGATCACAATATTTTTCCCCTGCAACGATTTGTCGCGCAGGATGTCCGCCGCCAGCGACTCATATTCAGACGCGAGGTAAGGCGTCCGCAGGTGACACTGAAGCTGGTTGGCCAGCGGTTCGAGCGTTTCCACGCAACGAATACTGTGCCCGTTGCGAGTGGGCTGGGCGGCATACAGGGCCGTGGGGGTTCCATTGGTGCCCAGCGCGGCTCCCTGGCTCAGCCACTTGACCAGCTTGCGCGCCCGAACTCGGCCGGCCTCGGAAAGGTGTGCATCCTCTGAATTCTCCGGTTTTTCCGCGTGGCGAATGACGATGATCCGCGCAGGTTGCGCCGTGGCCATCAAGCTGCTGAGCAACAGCCCAAACAGCCACCAGCATTTCAAACGGTTTGCCAACATAGCATCATTCGTGCAATCGCCAGGCTGCGGGTTCACAGCCGGGTCACACAAATGTAACCCAAACTACATAAATGGCAATGTTTTGTGGGTGGCGGCTATTCCAGCGTGGCGCGCACAATCTCGCCTCGCAGTTGCGCTTCGCCGGGGGCCTGCTCAAACACACCGTAAAAGAGCGAGGCGCAATCGAGCCACAGCGCGATCCGGTGCAACTCTTCTTCGGAGAGCTTCACCGCATAATGACCTTTGTCTAGGAGTTCCAGCAGCTTCGAGGCGCGTGCGCCGAATTTTCCGGGCGTGGTACGGTACCCGTTGCCATAACTGGTGAAGCCGTATTTGATCAGGCTGTTATACGAGGCGTACCACTTGTTCTGAATGGGTTCTTTGGCCAGGTTCAACGTTTTCTTTTCCGCGTGGCAGGCCACGCAATTCCGATCCAGCACCGGTTGCACCAGGCGCGGGTAGCTGAACGGATTCGAGCCATCCACGTCGGGCTGTGGGCGCGATGGCGCGCGCCGCAACGCCAATGGCATTTCTGCGGGCGGGGTGAGCGCGCGCGACTTGTGTTCGTGGCAACCCATGCAAAGCAATTGCTCGCCCTCCCGCGCATACGTTGCCGAGCGCATGGACTGCACCGCCAGGCCGCGTTCATCAAGCGCCTGAAAAAACACCTCGCGATACGCCGGGACGGTGAAGCAGGCGCTGCCGTCCGCTTCCACGGGCACGGTTCCCAATACCCAGCGGGCCGGCACCACCGAATCCCCCGCTTCCGTGAGCCGTTTGCCGGTCTGGTGCGGCGGACTGCCGGACGGCACGGACATCGGCAGCAATTGGAAGACGCGCAACGCCTTGATTTTGGTGCTCTCGGGCCAGGCTTTGAGACTGTCATACACATTGATCACCGCCATCGTGGCTTCGCCCGGCGCGCCGGGGCTGATGGCTTTGCGAATCGGTTCATTGGCGGCCAGCGTGGAGACGGCAACCATGGGTTTGGGGGTGGGCCGCAGCGGAATGGGGCTCAGGCAGCCGATGTCTGGATCGCGATAAATGAGTTCTTTGTTGCCGAAGCTGTCCACCAGATAAATTCCGTAATCTCCGCCCCCATGCTTTTTGGCGGCGGTGCCGATCATCGTGTCATCATACACGCAAAGATAATAATCTTCGCTGAGTGGCCAGGGGGTGCCGTACACCTGTCGCCCGCCCTGGCTTTCCGGAAAACCGACATCCGGTGTGATCCGTTTCACCGGCCCCATGCCGTCATCATCCGCCACCCGCGGATCCACCATCACCAACGAGCCAAACGCCTGCCCGTGATGTGGCGCCGCTGTCGCTGTGAATTTTGAAGAGCCCGGAATCGCGCGGACGGAAAGCTCCATGTCCGGACGGCTTTGGCGCGGCGCGAAATTCCCGTGCAACCCGCGCGAGTCCGTGCCGTCCAGCCGGGTGATCCAGGGCGCGTGCGCCGTGCAACCATGTCGGTCCACATAATCCCAACGCGTATAAACGATGCGCCCGTCATGCGTGACGCTCGGGTTCCACTCGTTGCTTTCATGAAAACTCAGGCAGTTGATATCGCTGCCATCCGCCGCCATGTCGTACAAATTGTAAAGCGGGCATACCCGTCCGCACCGCAGGTACCCGCCGCGCCGCTCGCTGATGAACGCCACGCGTCCGTTCGGCAGCCAGCACGGGTCAAAGTCATTCCAGGTGCCGTCGGTGATCTGTTGCAAGTCGGTGCCGTTCAGATTGACTTTAAATATGTGATAGCACCGGCTTTCGTCCCAGTGGCCGCGCGTCGGATCCGTATGCGCACGGTGGGTCATTTCGCCCTGGCACTCGACATAGGCAAACAGAAGCTGGCGGGCGTCGTACGAAAGACTGGGCGAGAGGAAGGAGCCGCCCTCGGCGGGTCCGCCCGTCAGCGTGCCTGTCCCGTTATAGGCAAGGCGGGGTGGCACGACCGGTCCGCCAGCCAGTGTCTGTCCCTTCAATCGGCCATTGCCCACCGTCGCTGCCGCCAGCACATCCCGCACCTGTGGGTTGGCGCCAAACGCATTGCTTAAGACGTATAATCCGCCGCCCGGATTGGCGCAGATGCCGTAAAACTGGTCGCACATGTGTTCATAAATTGCCCGGTGCCGCTTGATAAACACCAATTGATCAAAATCCAGCAGCGGATTGGCAAACGCAAGCTCGCGCCGCAGCGCGCACGCGTCATCAAACAACGCGCGCCGGGCCGGCGTCGCCGTGATTGGCGTGGTGGCCGCCGCGTGTTGCAGCCGGGTCAGGTTGGCCTCAAAGGTTCGCAGCCGGGGCGTCGCGCTTCGCTTCTGCAGATCGGTCAGCAACGCCTGGGTGCGGCGCAGTACAATATCTGCGGGATCGCGGTCGCCCGTATGAATCAACGCCTCCGGCCGATAAGTCTCGGCTGCATATTTGTCAAATGTGGCGCGTTGGCCCAGGTCATGTTTTAACGTGGCAAACTGGCGGTCCAGTTCCGCCGCCTGGATCAACCGCTGGCGGAGCACCATCCAGCGCGGGTCCGCCTCCACCGCGTGGTCCATGGCGAGGGTGTCCAATTCCTTTTCCAGCGTCGCGTGTGCCCCCTCTGTATTGAGCGAATGCAGCAGCATGGCACATTCCCGATAGCGGCAGATTTGCGCAAAGAGTTCCAGCCAACGCGGGCTGCCGGGCGGTGTGCCGGTTTGGGTCAGCGTATCCAACTCCTTGCGATACGGTGGGTCACTCGGGCTGAGTTGTTTTAGCGCCGTGCGAATCAGGTCTTGCTCAAAAACGGCGGTTTCACGCCGCGCAACCCAAGTCTGGATGCCATCCGCCCGCACCGCCTCTTTCAGCCAACTTGATTGTACCGGGTACTCCCGTGCGAGGGTGTTCCAGAATTCAGGCGCTCGCGCTTCGTCGCCGAGTACGGTGAATTGCACCATGCCATCGGCCCGCTCCTTGTCCTCGCCGATGAATGTCTCAAACCGCTCATACTTGCCCTCCAGATCGTATTGCAATTCACTATTGGCGTGAACCCACAGACCGTAAGCAAAGGTTTGGTCACCAATCCGTAGTGGGTGTCCCTGCCAATTGGTATTCAACAACAGCTTGCCCCAACCGACCGTGATCCGGCTTGGTTTCAGGTCGGTCAATTTGGTTTCAGTGCCATCTTTGGCGATCAGCTTGGGTTCGCCCCAAATGTTACAGTTTGCCGGTGACTTATCGAGGGTGGTCAATAGCCGAAGCACTTTTTGGCCGGTGACATTAATGATTACCCGTTGCGCCGCGCTCTTGCCGGAAATGGGTCCGCTGTTGTATGGCTGGAATCCTGGCACACTAGGTTCGGTGCCTTTAGGGAATGAAGACAGGTGCTTGGCTCGCAGGGTGGCCATGCTGTCCGCCCAACTGGCCTTATGGGCGGACGAATCTTTAGCATCGTGGTGCGTCGTATCGGCAGCTTGATTGTTTAAAGTCAGGATGCCAATGAATATCAAGCCCGACAGAATGGCAACCCGGTGTCGCCGCCGGGGGTCGCTATTGTGCATATAAAAATTATCCATTATGGTTCATGTACATGCCAAACGTATTATCCTTGTCAACAATGAGTTGCCTGAAATATACCGCCATATCATTGACGACCCTGACATTGAGCCAAGCCATTACGTTTGTTTCGTTACGCTATTTTGACGTAAGTGTTGGCGCAAATCATCAATCCAAATTTGGAGAGTGAAATTTTACCACAAAACAAATCAACGTATTCCAAATATTGTTATAATTTTTTATGCAGGACCGGTATTTGTAATAAAATTTCAAAAACATAGCGGAATATGGGAATTCTTGAGGTCTTTTTACCTCATGTATGTTCAAATCATTTATTGTGCAATTAGCTATGGCTCTAATACCTTGCATTCAGTAATCATGTGTCCCTTGAGTCGGGGCTTCGAGGGGAAGTTTTCTCCCAGCTACAATACCCAAAGTTCAATGAGCCACGGGCAGCGTTGTTTCGTTTAAACGCCGAGTGACGATATTTTTCAGGCGGCCTTATGGTTGAAAATTCGGTGCGTTTCCGCAATGGCATTGGGGGTAACGCCCGCTCTGCGACCAACCGGGAATTTTAGCCATGTCCCACAACGCGTAATGTTAATTTAGGTTGACAATTAAACAGGCGATTCCCAGTCAAACCAGCGACGTACTCATGGGCCAAAACGGAATCTTGATAAAACGCCTGGCCGGCGGTCAATTTATTTTTATAAATTGCTATTGACAGATAACGGCTTATGGCTAGAGTACCGCAATAAATTTGGCGAGAGGTAGAGTAAATTAAACGAAGTTAGAGAGTGGAATAAACGAACGATTATGAAAAAACAAAGTCTGTTCTTATCGCTGGTGTCAATGAGTTTGATACCCTGTATGACAGTGGTTGGGGTGCCTAACACTTTACCTACAGGAGGTGTTATTAACATTGGGACTGGGACCATCCCAGCGCCAGTGGCCGGGGTTCTTACCATCACCCAAACCAGTACGCGCCTCACCATCAATTGGACCGACTTTAATATTGCTGCCGGCAACAAGGTCACGTTCGTGCAGCCCGCCGGCGGCGCAGTGCTCAATCGTGTGGTCGCAGCCAATCCTTCTTCAATCTACGGCACGCTGGAAGGCAACGCGTCGGTATATTTAATTAACCCCTACGGAATTCTGGTTGGTGCCAGCGGCCAGATTAATATCAACAACTTTGTTGCTTCCACCCACGATATCACGGATGCCGCTTGGGACACTGCACTGCAGAACGGCACCAAGCTGACGTTTGCCAGCAGTGCCACCACCACGATTGAAAACCGAGGGACCATCGCTGGCACGGGTGTTGGCAGCCAAGTGTACTTGATCGCCCGCCAAGTGGTAAACAAAGGGACCATTACTGCCGACCAAGTTGGCTTGGCTGCGGGGACCTCCATCGAGTTGGTGCCCTCTGGTGATGAACGTCTGACCGTCGTCGCTGGCGCTGTGACGGCCGGCACGGGCGTGGACAACACGGCAGCGGGTGTGATTGAAGCTGCCACGACTGAATTAAAGGCGGCGGGCGGGAATGCGTATGCGTTGGCCATCAATAACGGCGGCGCAATTCGCGCCACCAAATTTGGCGTCGTCAACGGCCGGGTATTTCTCCGGGCTACGGATACCACGTCGGGTCTGAATGGCGACATCACTCAGGATTCGGGTGCGACCTTGACCGCGAAAAACGGTGGGGATTCGGTGGATGCCACCATTACCGGCAAGATTGTCACGCTGACTGGGGACATCGATGCCGGTACCGCCGGTACGATTAGTTTGGACAATTCGGGGGCGGTGTCAGGAACTGGTGTTTTGTCGGCGGACACGTTGACGTTGAATGGGGCGGGTAATTTCGGGTCATCACCGTCGCGAATCAATACGGCGGTTAATACCATCAGCTATGCCAAGTCCGGCGGTTCAGCATACATATTGGATTCGGGTGCCGTCAATGTTCACGGCACCGG includes the following:
- a CDS encoding NPCBM/NEW2 domain-containing protein, whose amino-acid sequence is MHNSDPRRRHRVAILSGLIFIGILTLNNQAADTTHHDAKDSSAHKASWADSMATLRAKHLSSFPKGTEPSVPGFQPYNSGPISGKSAAQRVIINVTGQKVLRLLTTLDKSPANCNIWGEPKLIAKDGTETKLTDLKPSRITVGWGKLLLNTNWQGHPLRIGDQTFAYGLWVHANSELQYDLEGKYERFETFIGEDKERADGMVQFTVLGDEARAPEFWNTLAREYPVQSSWLKEAVRADGIQTWVARRETAVFEQDLIRTALKQLSPSDPPYRKELDTLTQTGTPPGSPRWLELFAQICRYRECAMLLHSLNTEGAHATLEKELDTLAMDHAVEADPRWMVLRQRLIQAAELDRQFATLKHDLGQRATFDKYAAETYRPEALIHTGDRDPADIVLRRTQALLTDLQKRSATPRLRTFEANLTRLQHAAATTPITATPARRALFDDACALRRELAFANPLLDFDQLVFIKRHRAIYEHMCDQFYGICANPGGGLYVLSNAFGANPQVRDVLAAATVGNGRLKGQTLAGGPVVPPRLAYNGTGTLTGGPAEGGSFLSPSLSYDARQLLFAYVECQGEMTHRAHTDPTRGHWDESRCYHIFKVNLNGTDLQQITDGTWNDFDPCWLPNGRVAFISERRGGYLRCGRVCPLYNLYDMAADGSDINCLSFHESNEWNPSVTHDGRIVYTRWDYVDRHGCTAHAPWITRLDGTDSRGLHGNFAPRQSRPDMELSVRAIPGSSKFTATAAPHHGQAFGSLVMVDPRVADDDGMGPVKRITPDVGFPESQGGRQVYGTPWPLSEDYYLCVYDDTMIGTAAKKHGGGDYGIYLVDSFGNKELIYRDPDIGCLSPIPLRPTPKPMVAVSTLAANEPIRKAISPGAPGEATMAVINVYDSLKAWPESTKIKALRVFQLLPMSVPSGSPPHQTGKRLTEAGDSVVPARWVLGTVPVEADGSACFTVPAYREVFFQALDERGLAVQSMRSATYAREGEQLLCMGCHEHKSRALTPPAEMPLALRRAPSRPQPDVDGSNPFSYPRLVQPVLDRNCVACHAEKKTLNLAKEPIQNKWYASYNSLIKYGFTSYGNGYRTTPGKFGARASKLLELLDKGHYAVKLSEEELHRIALWLDCASLFYGVFEQAPGEAQLRGEIVRATLE
- a CDS encoding histidine phosphatase family protein, coding for MLANRLKCWWLFGLLLSSLMATAQPARIIVIRHAEKPENSEDAHLSEAGRVRARKLVKWLSQGAALGTNGTPTALYAAQPTRNGHSIRCVETLEPLANQLQCHLRTPYLASEYESLAADILRDKSLQGKNIVICWTHDYLPQLAVSLGINKSLKWRSEDFESAYIITFAKGKAALKIKRQELAD